Proteins encoded in a region of the Rutidosis leptorrhynchoides isolate AG116_Rl617_1_P2 chromosome 9, CSIRO_AGI_Rlap_v1, whole genome shotgun sequence genome:
- the LOC139868464 gene encoding uncharacterized protein — translation MRVTPLNQLTKERDNYKIEVKVHNVWKKFYYSNASVPSSLEMVLIDREGNKIRAEIEKDGIRYFEATFKEGRFLYLSRFNVTGRVINIIKFRTIKEKNVERKSLEFELLNHSGERIRCALWGEHAIRLLALAKEYQEANTPIIALIYNCKLNNWDEGPQVNNFIFETKVYLNEPLSHINLHNDLFHNNPNHAELSQILTISKDFKEGVSDLLSKFTDAKPVCVADIVKLPKDVSFVVCGTMTRVFDTDGWFQQYCCKCDKKLVDTYNVELEKSVLWCLKCSAEMQWIPKI, via the exons atgagag TAACCCCACTGAACCAATTGACCAAAGAAAGGGATAACTACAAGATTGAAGTGAAGGTACACAATGTGTGGAAGAAGTTCTATTACTCCAATGCATCTGTTCCATCCTCACTTGAAATGGTTTTGATCGACAGAGAG GGTAACAAGATTAGGGCTGAGATCGAGAAGGATGGAATCCGTTATTTTGAAGCTACTTTTAAGGAAGGGCGATTCTTATACCTTTCTAGGTTCA ATGTTACTGGACGGGTGATTAACATAATCAAGTTTAGAACAATCAAAGAAAAGAATGTTGAGAGGAAATCTTTGGAATTTGAGCTGCTTAATCATAG TGGTGAGCGTATACGATGTGCTTTATGGGGAGAACATGCCATAAGATTGCTTGCATTAGCTAAAGAATATCAAGAAGCTAATACTCCAATCATAGCACTTATCTATAATTGCAAGCTCAATAATTGGGATG AGGGTCCACAGGTCAACAACTTCATCTTTGAAACAAAGGTGTATCTCAATGAACCACTGTCTCATATCAACCTTCATAATGACTT GTTTCATAACAACCCCAACCATGCTGAGCTTAGTCAAATTCTAACTATTTCAAAGGATTTCAAAGAGGGTGTGTCAGATCTGCTCAGTAAGTTTACGGATGCTAAGCCAGTTTGTGTTGCTGACATTGTCAAGTTACCAAAG GATGTTAGTTTTGTCGTATGTGGTACGATGACAAGAGTGTTTGATACCGATGGATGGTTTCAGCAGTACTGTTGTAAGTGTGACAAGAAACTTGTGGATACTTACAATGTGGAGTTGGAAAAGTCGGTATTATGGTGTCTAAAATGTAGTGCTGAAATGCAGTGGATCCCCAA GATCTGA